A window from Theobroma cacao cultivar B97-61/B2 chromosome 3, Criollo_cocoa_genome_V2, whole genome shotgun sequence encodes these proteins:
- the LOC18604375 gene encoding uncharacterized protein LOC18604375, which produces MLGIKNEQWEGFYLGMPLISGGSKRQIFSYVKARVTKRVLNWKNKFLSAAGRETLIKAVAQAVPNYVMSCFKLPKAICKYIDSVIARFWWNGDDSKRKRSIKESQQILKKGLVWRVGNGNDIQVLEDSWIPYETPRVAMAYEENVSNSMMVSELIDARGGKWDEVKVKLCFPLYESNLILSIPLSVRLPVDRQVWVVSKHGQYTVKFGYRLISSLLDDSEPGCSSDSFDGFWKEVWKLSIPRKIIFFMWKALKGALPTKKALSHRKNNVDNICVFCQEDEETDFHILCYCQFARATWLSSKWGFRDIGAHSTSVFDWIFQVLKLGLDMNNQYHMAMEVSATENRVLETENRGFRSRGLTLHSDVAMDQVDGTTRVGAGFIIRRLNGGFFCAVGRKIQYCANNQVVTGWIKKQQFTGALEHLIEDCTILMERINCQAIDFCSRETNRTAHSIAQIAKRIMDEMIEWKDSSHLPVLIQEAVDNDRVLFLRHEG; this is translated from the exons ATGTTGGGCATCAAAAATGAACAGTGGGAAGGTTTTTACCTTGGAATGCCATTAATCAGTGGAGGATCAAAGAGACAAATTTTTAGTTATGTGAAGGCAAGAGTCACGAAAAGAGTTCTGAactggaaaaataaattcttgtCAGCTGCTGGTCGAGAAACGTTGATTAAGGCTGTAGCTCAAGCAGTGCCTAACTATGTAATGAGTTGTTTTAAACTCCCAAAGGCCATTTGCAAATATATAGATTCAGTGATAGCAAGGTTCTGGTGGaatggtgatgattcaaaacgAAAG AGAAGCATCAAAGAAAGTCAGCAAATCCTTAAAAAAGGATTAGTTTGGAGAGTTGGCAACGGCAATGATATTCAGGTATTGGAGGACTCTTGGATCCCATATGAAACACCTCGGGTTGCAATGGCATATGAGGAAAATGTGAGTAACTCAATGATGGTGTCTGAACTTATCGATGCGAGAGGTGGGAAGTGGGATGAAGTGAAAGTTAAGCTGTGTTTTCCTCTTTATGagagtaatttaattttgtctaTCCCTCTCAGTGTGAGGCTTCCTGTTGATAGACAGGTGTGGGTTGTCAGTAAGCATGGACAATATACGGTTAAGTTTGGTTATCGCTTGATTTCGTCTCTCCTGGATGATTCTGAACCTGGCTGTTCGTCCGATTCGTTCGATGGCTTTTGGAAGGAAGTTTGGAAGCTCTCTATTCCGCGTAAAATTATCTTCTTTATGTGGAAAGCCTTGAAAGGTGCTCTTCCAACCAAGAAAGCATTAAGCCATCGGAAAAATAATGTGGACAATATATGTGTTTTCTGCCAAGAGGATGAAGAAACtgattttcatattttatgcTACTGTCAATTTGCGAGAGCAACGTGGTTGTCTTCAAAATGGGGATTTAGAGACATAGGCGCACATTCCACCTCTGTTTTTGATTGGATTTTCCAG GTTCTTAAGCTGGGACTTGACATGAATAATCAATATCATATGGCTATGGAGGTTAGTGCAACAGAGAATCGAGTATTGGAGACAGAAAATAGAGGTTTTCGTTCGAGAGGACTAACCTTGCATTCAGATGTAGCAATGGACCAAGTTGATGGAACTACGAGAGTAGGTGCTGGATTTATCATAAGAAGACTGAATGGTGGTTTTTTTTGTGCTGTCGGAAGGAAAATACAGTATTGTGCAA ACAACCAAGTAGTTACGGGATGGATTAAAAAGCAGCAATTTACTGGAGCTTTGGAACATCTTATTGAGGATTGTACAATTTTGATGGAAAGAATAAACTGTCAAGCCATTGATTTTTGCTCAAGAGAGACCAACCGGACAGCACATTCAATTGCCCAGATTGCTAAAAGAATAATGGATGAAATGATAGAATGGAAGGACTCTTCACATCTACCGGTGTTGATTCAAGAAGCTGTTGATAATGATAGAGTTTTGTTCCTAAGACATGAAGggtaa
- the LOC18604376 gene encoding uncharacterized protein LOC18604376 isoform X2 — protein MSSPLHGHPTVSPTSFLGVSAFQFLQPPTRSAAVSFLRGTAIAQILYQKGTSLYLQNRLNNSRSKKLISVAPRCSRSSNSNESKDQSKFAGVDPLQAGNVVQLVLVLGLTVGWISTYIFRVSNKEMTYAQQLRDYEDKVMQKRLEGLTEAELEALLEQVEEEKRSQASGEQVN, from the exons ATGTCTTCTCCTCTGCATGGACACCCAACTGTCAGTCCCACTTCTTTTCTGGGTGTTTCGGCTTTTCAGTTCTTGCAACCGCCAACACGATCAGCTGCTGTTTCTTTCTTACGGG GTACAGCTATAGCTCAGATCTTGTATCAAAAAGGAACTTCTTTATATCTGCAAAACAGGTTGAACAACTCAAGGTCAAAGAAACTGATCTCTGTTGCTCCCAGATGTAGCCGTTCCTCAAACTCCAATGAAAGTAAAGATCAAAGCAAG TTTGCCGGAGTTGATCCTTTACAAGCAGGAAATGTAGTACAGTTGGTATTGGTTTTGGGCCTCACAGTTGGATGGATTTCAACATACATCTTTAGAGTCTCAAACAAGGAAATGACATATGCTCAACAATTACGTGACTATGAAGACAAAGTCATGCAG AAACGTCTAGAAGGTTTGACTGAAGCTGAGCTGGAAGCATTGCTAGAACAAGTCGAAGAAGAGAAGAGGAGCCAAGCAAGTGGAGAGCAGGTTAACTGA
- the LOC18604376 gene encoding uncharacterized protein LOC18604376 isoform X1 yields MSSPLHGHPTVSPTSFLGVSAFQFLQPPTRSAAVSFLRGTAIAQILYQKGTSLYLQNRLNNSRSKKLISVAPRCSRSSNSNESKDQSKTPFGYTRKDVLLIGVGVTVAGVGLKSGLEFAGVDPLQAGNVVQLVLVLGLTVGWISTYIFRVSNKEMTYAQQLRDYEDKVMQKRLEGLTEAELEALLEQVEEEKRSQASGEQVN; encoded by the exons ATGTCTTCTCCTCTGCATGGACACCCAACTGTCAGTCCCACTTCTTTTCTGGGTGTTTCGGCTTTTCAGTTCTTGCAACCGCCAACACGATCAGCTGCTGTTTCTTTCTTACGGG GTACAGCTATAGCTCAGATCTTGTATCAAAAAGGAACTTCTTTATATCTGCAAAACAGGTTGAACAACTCAAGGTCAAAGAAACTGATCTCTGTTGCTCCCAGATGTAGCCGTTCCTCAAACTCCAATGAAAGTAAAGATCAAAGCAAG ACACCTTTTGGATACACAAGGAAGGAtgttttattgattggtgttGGAGTCACTGTTGCTGGGGTTGGCTTGAAAAGTGGATTGGAG TTTGCCGGAGTTGATCCTTTACAAGCAGGAAATGTAGTACAGTTGGTATTGGTTTTGGGCCTCACAGTTGGATGGATTTCAACATACATCTTTAGAGTCTCAAACAAGGAAATGACATATGCTCAACAATTACGTGACTATGAAGACAAAGTCATGCAG AAACGTCTAGAAGGTTTGACTGAAGCTGAGCTGGAAGCATTGCTAGAACAAGTCGAAGAAGAGAAGAGGAGCCAAGCAAGTGGAGAGCAGGTTAACTGA